The following proteins come from a genomic window of Carcharodon carcharias isolate sCarCar2 chromosome X unlocalized genomic scaffold, sCarCar2.pri SUPER_X_unloc_7, whole genome shotgun sequence:
- the smug1 gene encoding single-strand-selective monofunctional uracil-DNA glycosylase 1, producing the protein MESRGSPIPVVWGEETPALPEGLAGSFLRAELELNTVLRVMEFPQPVSYVYNPLEYAWEPHRVYVEKYCQSQKEVLLLGMNPGPFGMVQTGVPFGEVKFVRDWLGVSGAVSRPQVEHAKRPVLGLDCPRTEVSGARLWGLVRRLCGGGGPGPFFSRCFVHNLCPLAFLDAAGRNLTPADLPPAPREGLLAPCDQSLRRVVELLGVGMVIGVGRLAERRARRALAGGSTDSVRVEGLAHPSPRNPRANRGWEEAAAARLDELGVTRLLTAAPTSLPTV; encoded by the exons ATGGAATCGAGGGGCTCGCCAATCCCAGTTGTCTGGGGCGAGGAGACCCCGGCCTTGCCGGAGGGGTTGGCCGGCAGCTTCTTACGGGCTGAGCTTGAACTGAACACCGTGCTGAGGGTGATGGAGTTCCCCCAGCCCGTGAGTTACGTGTATAACCCGCTGGAGTATGCCTGGGAGCCTCACCGTGTCTACGTGGAGAAGTACTGCCAGTCACAGAAGGAGGTGCTCCTCCTGGGCATGAACCCCGGACCCTTCGGGATGGTGCAGACCGGG GTTCCGTTTGGGGAGGTGAAGTTCGTGCGGGACTGGCTGGGGGTGAGCGGGGCTGTGTCGAGGCCTCAGGTGGAACACGCCAAGCGGCCTGTGCTGGGCCTGGACTGCCCGCGGACCGAGGTGAGCGGTGCCCGCCTCTGGGGCCTCGTCCGCCGCCTGTGCGGGGGTGGTGGCCCGGGGCCCTTCTTCAGCCGCTGCTTCGTCCACAACCTCTGCCCCCTGGCCTTCCTGGACGCGGCCGGACGCAACCTGACCCCGGCCGACCTCCCGCCGGCCCCCCGGGAGGGGCTGCTCGCCCCCTGCGACCAGTCCCTGCGCCGGGTGGTGGAgctgctgggggtggggatggtcatCGGGGTGGGGCGTCTGGCCGAGCGCCGGGCCAGGAGGGCCCTGGCGGGGGGGTCTACGGACAGCGTGAGGGTGGAGGGGCTCGCCCACCCCTCCCCGCGCAACCCGCGGGCCAACCGGGGCTGGGAGGAGGCCGCGGCCGCTCGCCTGGATGAGCTGGGAGTCACAAGACTGCTGACCGCTGCGCCGACTTCTCTCCCGACAGTCTGA